From Citricoccus sp. SGAir0253, a single genomic window includes:
- a CDS encoding DUF2568 domain-containing protein, with translation MKSGTAIQAVLSFLLELGLFGAAGLWALAAVGSPWAAVLAVVVVAAAWGLLLSPKAPARPPWPWHAVAGHVLFLAAALVLLAVGHPALGWTVLVLALVSAALVVRFRTDLAAESARARAEWVRARAERHGRTGGGGRVADGVPGRPGDASVPPASGDGGGRSARGGGRRSASRR, from the coding sequence ATGAAGTCCGGTACCGCGATCCAGGCCGTCCTCTCCTTCCTGCTGGAACTCGGCCTGTTCGGGGCCGCCGGCCTGTGGGCCCTCGCCGCGGTGGGCAGTCCGTGGGCCGCGGTGCTGGCGGTCGTCGTGGTGGCGGCCGCCTGGGGACTGCTCCTCTCCCCGAAGGCCCCCGCCCGCCCGCCGTGGCCGTGGCACGCGGTGGCCGGACACGTGCTGTTCCTCGCGGCCGCCCTCGTCCTCCTCGCCGTCGGCCACCCGGCCCTGGGCTGGACGGTCCTGGTCCTGGCGCTGGTCTCCGCGGCGCTGGTGGTGCGGTTCCGGACGGACCTGGCCGCCGAGTCGGCTCGCGCCCGCGCCGAGTGGGTCCGGGCCCGCGCCGAGCGGCACGGCAGGACCGGGGGAGGGGGCCGGGTCGCGGACGGCGTGCCCGGGCGCCCCGGGGACGCCTCCGTCCCGCCGGCCTCGGGGGACGGGGGCGGCCGCTCCGCCCGGGGCGGCGGGCGGCGCTCGGCGTCCCGCCGCTGA
- the smpB gene encoding SsrA-binding protein SmpB, producing MAKKTAGVSAKTDAAGRQVIATNRKARHNYLILDTYEAGISLMGTEVKSLREGHASLVDGFAVFYGNELYLEQVYIPEYLNGSWTNHAARRRRKLLLHRQELTKIARQVQEAGHTIVPLQLYFRDGRVKVEIGVAQGKKDYDKRQALREKQDNREAQRAMRMRNRRAA from the coding sequence GTGGCCAAGAAGACAGCCGGTGTGTCGGCGAAGACCGACGCCGCGGGACGCCAGGTCATCGCGACCAACCGCAAGGCCCGCCACAACTACCTCATCCTCGACACCTACGAGGCGGGGATCTCGCTGATGGGCACGGAGGTGAAGTCCCTGCGCGAGGGGCACGCCTCCCTGGTGGACGGCTTCGCCGTGTTCTACGGCAACGAGCTGTACCTCGAGCAGGTGTACATCCCGGAGTACCTCAACGGCTCCTGGACCAACCACGCCGCCCGGCGCCGCCGGAAGCTGCTCCTGCACCGCCAGGAGCTGACGAAGATCGCCCGGCAGGTCCAGGAGGCCGGCCACACGATCGTGCCGCTGCAGCTGTACTTCCGCGACGGCCGGGTCAAGGTGGAGATCGGCGTGGCCCAGGGCAAGAAGGACTACGACAAGCGCCAGGCCCTGCGTGAGAAGCAGGACAACCGCGAGGCCCAGCGGGCCATGCGGATGCGCAACCGCCGCGCCGCCTGA
- a CDS encoding amino acid permease, giving the protein MAPQRYASVFRRMPIDLIEEESKHGVLSKSLGLWQLTALGVGGIIGVGIFTLAGLVAHGDANNPPVGPAVLISFLIAGLASAAAALSYAEFAGMVPRAGSAYTYGYVALGEIIGWFIGWDLLLEYIAIVAVVAIGISGYAEAFLNGFGVELPAWMASTPDQGEGGIINLPAIIICLVVTLILSGGTKSFGRFELVAVGIKIVLILFIIGLGLFYIDAGNYDPFMPSGFGPVLTGAATVFFAVFGYDAMSTAAEEARDGTRHMPRAILLSLVIAMVLYVAATLVLTGMQNYRDIDPEAGFASAFSSVGLPVIASIISMFAVLSILTVMVTFLLGVTRVWFSMSRDGLLPPWFARVDHRGTPQRVTWIAGIASAVLAGIFPIRAVADLTNIGILSAFVVVCTAVIVFRYTRPEAPRTFRLPLMPVVPAFGVLASLFLILQLHWETWLRFAVWLAIGLVIYFAYGRRHSVLNVDSPHYRHDLASRA; this is encoded by the coding sequence ATGGCACCACAGCGATACGCCTCGGTCTTCCGCCGCATGCCCATCGACCTCATCGAGGAGGAGAGCAAGCACGGCGTGCTGTCCAAGAGCCTGGGGCTCTGGCAACTGACCGCCCTCGGCGTCGGCGGCATCATCGGCGTCGGCATCTTCACCCTCGCCGGACTCGTGGCGCACGGGGACGCGAACAACCCCCCGGTGGGCCCGGCCGTGCTGATCTCCTTCCTCATCGCCGGCCTCGCCTCCGCCGCCGCGGCCCTGTCCTACGCCGAGTTCGCCGGCATGGTGCCCCGCGCCGGCTCGGCCTACACCTACGGCTACGTGGCCCTGGGCGAGATCATCGGCTGGTTCATCGGCTGGGACCTGCTGCTGGAGTACATCGCCATCGTGGCGGTGGTCGCCATCGGCATCTCCGGCTACGCCGAGGCATTCCTCAACGGCTTCGGCGTGGAGCTGCCCGCGTGGATGGCCTCCACGCCGGACCAGGGCGAGGGCGGGATCATCAACCTCCCGGCCATCATCATCTGCCTCGTGGTGACCCTCATCCTCAGCGGCGGCACGAAGTCCTTCGGCCGGTTCGAGCTCGTCGCCGTGGGCATCAAGATCGTGCTCATCCTGTTCATCATCGGCCTGGGCCTGTTCTACATCGACGCCGGGAACTACGACCCCTTCATGCCCTCCGGGTTCGGCCCCGTCCTGACGGGCGCCGCCACGGTCTTCTTCGCGGTGTTCGGCTACGACGCCATGAGCACGGCCGCGGAGGAGGCCCGGGACGGCACGCGGCACATGCCGCGGGCCATCCTCCTCTCGCTGGTCATCGCGATGGTGCTCTACGTGGCCGCCACCCTCGTGCTGACGGGGATGCAGAACTACCGGGACATCGATCCCGAGGCGGGCTTCGCCTCGGCCTTCAGCTCGGTGGGCCTGCCCGTGATCGCCTCGATCATCTCGATGTTCGCCGTGCTGTCCATCCTCACCGTGATGGTGACGTTCCTGCTCGGCGTCACCCGGGTGTGGTTCTCCATGAGCCGCGACGGCCTGCTGCCGCCGTGGTTCGCGCGGGTCGACCACCGGGGCACCCCGCAGCGGGTCACCTGGATCGCGGGCATCGCCTCGGCCGTGCTGGCCGGCATCTTCCCCATCCGCGCCGTGGCCGACCTGACCAACATCGGCATCCTGTCCGCCTTCGTCGTCGTGTGCACGGCCGTGATCGTCTTCCGCTACACCCGCCCCGAGGCCCCGCGGACCTTCCGCCTGCCCCTGATGCCCGTGGTGCCGGCGTTCGGCGTGCTGGCCTCCCTGTTCCTCATCCTGCAGCTGCACTGGGAGACCTGGCTGCGCTTCGCGGTGTGGCTCGCCATCGGCCTCGTGATCTACTTCGCGTACGGCCGGCGCCACTCCGTGCTCAACGTGGACAGCCCCCACTACCGCCACGACCTGGCCTCCCGGGCCTGA
- a CDS encoding M23 family metallopeptidase, whose amino-acid sequence MSRGRLSRAILGAGLVTVLSLSLGGTAAAQDGIDDLERQIEQAEEERERLQGQLGDLGGRQSTLEDRQGDLDAALEGLDEDITAKIRELDRLQGELPAAQEALATAEGRVSAAVAEVSSLTERVQRAEAGRSEILAEIERSDRELDAARDEIGQIANQAYKQGGVSSELAFMLGLSDSSLPDAVGLAHQALRIQDGRISSVAQERSTDVDAETRLAAVEGEIRDLRAEAERALEREQQARDEAAGAKAELDRMVSATSRLTDELKAQRPAIQRQLDKNRAAQERVNDQIAERQRELTAESERQGDLRQQHRAAVAEAERKRREAEEAARRAREAQAAAERAAAAQAAARQAAAEREAAAEAAAQRAAAERARAAADRAARAADAADERARQAQRGAARASSGWGLQLPVDTYMTSGFGWRATPAGTFDYGGSGGYVHTGIDFGGGCGIPVRAAAAGEVWNADWAVWTSGNRVVVSHGVVNGRALATKYHHLTRSVVSPGQRVERGQVIGYTGSTGNSTGCHLHFETILDGQAVDPLGLY is encoded by the coding sequence ATGTCACGAGGCCGGCTCTCCCGCGCCATCCTGGGCGCCGGGCTCGTCACCGTGCTCTCGCTGTCCCTGGGCGGCACCGCCGCCGCCCAGGACGGCATCGACGACCTCGAGCGACAGATCGAGCAGGCCGAGGAGGAGCGAGAGCGCCTCCAAGGGCAACTGGGGGACCTCGGCGGACGCCAGTCCACCCTCGAGGACCGCCAGGGGGACCTGGACGCCGCCCTCGAGGGGCTCGACGAGGACATCACGGCGAAGATCCGCGAGCTGGACCGGCTGCAGGGCGAGCTGCCCGCGGCCCAGGAGGCCCTCGCCACCGCGGAGGGCCGGGTCTCGGCCGCCGTGGCCGAGGTCTCCTCGCTCACCGAGCGCGTGCAGCGCGCCGAGGCCGGCCGCTCGGAGATCCTCGCCGAGATCGAGCGCAGCGACCGCGAGCTCGACGCCGCCCGGGACGAGATCGGCCAGATCGCCAACCAGGCCTACAAGCAGGGCGGGGTCTCCTCCGAGCTGGCGTTCATGCTGGGGCTGAGCGACTCCTCCCTGCCGGACGCGGTGGGGCTGGCCCACCAGGCGCTGCGGATCCAGGACGGCCGGATCTCCTCCGTGGCCCAGGAGCGCTCCACGGACGTCGACGCCGAGACCCGGCTGGCCGCCGTCGAGGGCGAGATCCGGGACCTGCGCGCGGAGGCCGAGCGGGCCCTGGAACGCGAGCAGCAGGCCCGGGACGAGGCGGCGGGCGCCAAGGCCGAGCTGGACCGGATGGTGTCGGCCACGTCCCGGCTGACGGACGAGCTCAAGGCCCAGCGTCCCGCCATCCAGCGGCAGCTCGACAAGAACCGGGCGGCGCAGGAGAGGGTCAACGACCAGATCGCCGAGCGGCAGCGGGAGCTGACCGCCGAGTCCGAGCGCCAGGGCGACCTGCGGCAGCAGCACCGCGCGGCCGTGGCGGAGGCCGAGCGCAAGCGCCGGGAGGCGGAGGAGGCAGCGCGCAGGGCGCGCGAGGCCCAGGCCGCCGCCGAGCGCGCGGCCGCGGCGCAGGCCGCGGCGCGGCAGGCCGCCGCCGAGCGCGAGGCGGCCGCGGAGGCCGCCGCGCAGCGTGCCGCGGCCGAGCGCGCGCGGGCCGCCGCGGACCGCGCGGCGCGTGCGGCCGACGCGGCCGACGAGCGGGCCCGGCAGGCGCAGCGCGGCGCCGCGCGGGCGTCCTCCGGCTGGGGCCTGCAGCTGCCGGTCGACACCTACATGACCTCCGGGTTCGGCTGGCGCGCGACGCCGGCCGGGACCTTCGACTACGGCGGATCGGGCGGGTACGTGCACACCGGCATCGACTTCGGCGGCGGTTGCGGGATCCCCGTGCGGGCCGCCGCGGCGGGCGAGGTGTGGAACGCCGACTGGGCCGTGTGGACCTCCGGCAACCGCGTGGTGGTCTCCCACGGCGTGGTCAACGGCCGGGCGCTGGCCACCAAGTACCACCACCTGACCCGCTCCGTCGTCTCGCCCGGCCAGCGGGTCGAGCGGGGGCAGGTCATCGGCTACACCGGCTCCACGGGCAACTCCACGGGGTGCCACCTGCACTTCGAGACGATCCTCGACGGCCAGGCCGTCGACCCGCTCGGGCTGTACTGA
- the ftsX gene encoding permease-like cell division protein FtsX, with protein sequence MRAAFVLGETFSGIRRNLSMVVSVVLVTFISLTFVGAAGLLQLQITQMKGHWYDRVEVAIFLCTDTSTTTSCASGAVTDEQREDVEALLESPTAAPYVKGYEYESQEQALEIFREQFRNSAMAGTVTADQLPESFRVALVDPEQYEVVDELFSSLPGVELVSDQRELLEQIFSLMNMASVIAVSVAVVMLVCAVLLIATTIRLSAFSRRRETGIMRLVGASKTMIQLPFLLEGVAAALLGAVLASLATWAIAESFIGDWLTRQYPGTGFIAGADAVVLVPVLLGIAVVLAAASSLLTLRRYLRV encoded by the coding sequence GTGAGGGCCGCGTTCGTCCTCGGGGAGACGTTCTCCGGCATCCGGCGCAACCTGTCCATGGTCGTCTCCGTGGTGCTGGTGACGTTCATCTCGCTCACCTTCGTGGGCGCGGCCGGGCTGCTCCAGCTGCAGATCACCCAGATGAAGGGCCACTGGTACGACCGGGTGGAGGTGGCCATCTTCCTGTGCACCGACACCTCGACCACCACGTCCTGCGCCTCCGGGGCCGTCACGGACGAGCAGCGCGAGGACGTGGAGGCGCTGCTCGAGTCCCCGACGGCGGCCCCGTATGTCAAGGGCTACGAGTACGAGTCGCAGGAGCAGGCCCTCGAGATCTTCCGCGAGCAGTTCCGGAACTCGGCCATGGCCGGGACGGTGACGGCCGACCAGCTCCCGGAGTCCTTCCGGGTGGCCCTCGTGGACCCCGAGCAGTACGAGGTGGTCGACGAGCTGTTCTCCTCCCTGCCCGGGGTCGAGCTCGTCTCGGACCAGCGGGAACTGCTCGAGCAGATCTTCTCGCTGATGAACATGGCCTCGGTCATCGCCGTCTCGGTGGCGGTGGTGATGCTCGTGTGCGCCGTGCTGCTGATCGCCACGACCATCCGCCTCTCGGCGTTCTCCCGCCGCCGGGAGACCGGCATCATGCGCCTCGTGGGCGCCTCCAAGACGATGATCCAGCTGCCGTTCCTGCTGGAGGGCGTGGCCGCCGCCCTCCTGGGGGCGGTGCTGGCCAGCCTGGCCACGTGGGCGATCGCGGAGTCCTTCATCGGCGACTGGCTGACCCGGCAGTATCCCGGCACCGGGTTCATCGCCGGCGCGGACGCCGTCGTGCTCGTGCCCGTCCTGCTGGGCATCGCGGTGGTGCTGGCCGCCGCGTCCTCGCTCCTGACCCTGAGGCGGTACCTCCGGGTCTGA
- the ftsE gene encoding cell division ATP-binding protein FtsE encodes MIRFEQVTKLYDRRSRPALQDVTVEFERGEFVFLVGASGSGKSTFIRLMLREERASTGAVYVAGRNVARLPSWRVPRLRRGIGVVFQDFRLLPTKTVFANVAFAMQVLGKGRAQIRQTVPEVLRTVGLDGKERRMPHELSGGEQQRVAIARAIVNRPDILLADEPTGNLDPETSLGIMAVLDQINQNGTTVVMATHDHDIVNQMRRRVVELRDGAIVRDESAGGYRTAPVDAAPATVPDTAPDAAPDTAELDVVGTPGAPEAGPADPDRGDPGRAEPRPGEPAWAGAAEADR; translated from the coding sequence ATGATCCGGTTCGAGCAGGTCACCAAGCTGTACGACCGCCGTTCCCGTCCGGCGCTGCAGGACGTGACGGTGGAGTTCGAGCGCGGGGAGTTCGTCTTCCTCGTCGGCGCCTCGGGCTCGGGCAAGTCCACGTTCATCCGCCTGATGCTGCGGGAGGAGCGGGCCAGCACCGGGGCCGTGTACGTGGCCGGGCGCAACGTGGCCCGGCTGCCCTCGTGGCGGGTGCCTCGGCTGCGCCGGGGGATCGGCGTCGTCTTCCAGGACTTCCGCCTGCTGCCCACCAAGACCGTCTTCGCCAACGTCGCCTTCGCCATGCAGGTCCTCGGCAAGGGCCGCGCGCAGATCCGCCAGACCGTGCCCGAGGTGCTGCGCACCGTGGGCCTGGACGGCAAGGAGCGGCGGATGCCGCACGAGCTCTCCGGCGGCGAGCAGCAGCGCGTGGCGATCGCCCGCGCCATCGTCAACCGTCCGGACATCCTGCTCGCGGACGAGCCCACCGGGAACCTGGACCCCGAGACCTCGCTGGGCATCATGGCGGTGCTGGACCAGATCAACCAGAACGGCACCACCGTGGTGATGGCCACCCACGACCACGACATCGTCAACCAGATGCGCCGCCGCGTGGTGGAGCTGCGCGACGGCGCCATCGTCCGGGACGAGAGCGCCGGCGGCTACCGGACCGCCCCGGTCGATGCAGCGCCGGCCACCGTGCCGGACACCGCGCCGGACGCCGCGCCGGACACGGCCGAGCTGGACGTCGTCGGCACGCCGGGGGCCCCGGAGGCGGGGCCGGCGGACCCGGACCGGGGTGACCCGGGGCGGGCGGAGCCGCGCCCGGGGGAGCCGGCCTGGGCCGGCGCCGCGGAGGCGGACCGGTGA
- a CDS encoding alpha/beta fold hydrolase: protein MTGTPQATDAASPLEDNHRHTGVGPGYRQATVAVAGGPMTVGLWGPEDPGAPTVLAVHGVSASHRSFGLLAAALPGVRLVAPDLRGRGRSNRLPAPYGMPAHADDLAAVLGELAAGPVVVVGHSMGAFATLVLAHRHPRLVSSLVLVDGGIPLALPPGLDPDQVVQAVLGPAADRLAMRFGSVDDYRRFWSVHPAFQGAWDPAAGTAGLMDDYITYDLEQDPEPDRTGLRPATRYEAMAQDTAELQGGESLLAALQHLAVPARLLWTRRGLLGGEPGLFTAEYIADWQRRVPALAEHLTVREVPGTNHYTIVMAPDGAAAVAEEVTAALGAGDGRT, encoded by the coding sequence ATGACCGGGACACCGCAGGCCACTGACGCGGCCTCGCCACTGGAGGACAACCACCGCCACACCGGGGTCGGCCCCGGCTACCGGCAGGCCACCGTGGCCGTGGCCGGCGGCCCCATGACCGTGGGGCTCTGGGGACCGGAGGACCCGGGCGCCCCCACCGTCCTCGCGGTGCACGGCGTCTCGGCCTCGCACCGCAGCTTCGGGCTGCTCGCCGCCGCCCTGCCCGGCGTGCGCCTGGTGGCCCCCGACCTGCGCGGCCGGGGCCGCTCCAACCGGCTGCCGGCGCCCTACGGGATGCCCGCCCACGCGGACGACCTGGCCGCGGTCCTCGGCGAGCTGGCCGCCGGGCCGGTGGTCGTCGTCGGGCACTCCATGGGGGCCTTCGCCACCCTCGTGCTGGCCCACCGCCACCCCCGGCTCGTCTCCTCCCTGGTGCTCGTGGACGGCGGGATCCCGCTCGCCCTGCCGCCGGGGCTGGACCCGGACCAGGTGGTGCAGGCGGTGCTCGGCCCCGCCGCCGACCGGCTGGCCATGCGGTTCGGCTCGGTCGATGACTACCGCCGGTTCTGGTCCGTGCACCCGGCGTTCCAGGGGGCCTGGGACCCCGCCGCCGGCACGGCGGGGCTCATGGACGACTACATCACCTACGACCTCGAGCAGGACCCTGAGCCGGACCGCACCGGGCTGCGTCCGGCCACGCGCTACGAGGCCATGGCGCAGGACACCGCCGAGCTGCAGGGCGGGGAGTCGCTACTGGCTGCCCTGCAGCACCTCGCCGTCCCGGCCCGGCTGCTGTGGACCCGCCGCGGGCTGCTGGGCGGGGAGCCGGGGCTGTTCACCGCCGAGTACATCGCCGACTGGCAACGGCGCGTTCCCGCGCTCGCGGAACACCTCACGGTGCGCGAGGTGCCGGGGACGAACCACTACACGATCGTCATGGCCCCCGACGGCGCCGCGGCCGTGGCGGAGGAGGTCACCGCCGCGCTGGGCGCGGGGGACGGCCGCACCTGA
- a CDS encoding TetR/AcrR family transcriptional regulator, producing MAIEPLHPDTDAPGPEEVPTTTKGTTLTARGLRTRRRLLDAAETVFAGLGYPAASIVKITEEAGCGLGTFYLYFEGKQEIFNEVVLDLNRRVRRAMADAARAEAPAGRIAAERAGFRAFFRFTAEHPALYRIIRQAEFASPDALRLHYARIVDGYAQGLEQGQRAGEVHRMDPEVVAWALMGIGEIIGMRWVLWPQEGDGAPGEGGAGTTGDVPDHVFDTMMEFIERALAPSAADREGADHDRDTAGH from the coding sequence ATGGCCATTGAGCCGCTGCACCCGGACACGGACGCCCCGGGACCCGAGGAGGTGCCGACCACCACCAAGGGCACCACCCTGACCGCGCGCGGGCTGCGGACCCGCCGCCGGCTGCTCGACGCCGCCGAGACGGTCTTCGCCGGCCTGGGCTATCCGGCCGCCTCGATCGTCAAGATCACCGAGGAGGCCGGTTGCGGCCTGGGCACCTTCTACCTCTACTTCGAGGGCAAGCAGGAGATCTTCAACGAGGTCGTCCTGGACCTCAACCGCCGCGTGCGCCGGGCCATGGCCGACGCCGCGCGCGCGGAGGCGCCGGCCGGGCGGATCGCCGCCGAGCGGGCCGGCTTCCGGGCCTTCTTCCGCTTCACCGCCGAGCACCCCGCGCTGTACCGGATCATCCGCCAGGCCGAGTTCGCCTCCCCGGACGCCCTGCGCCTGCACTACGCGCGCATCGTGGACGGCTACGCCCAGGGGCTCGAGCAGGGCCAGCGCGCCGGCGAGGTCCACCGCATGGACCCGGAGGTCGTGGCCTGGGCCCTCATGGGCATCGGCGAGATCATCGGCATGCGCTGGGTGCTGTGGCCGCAGGAGGGGGACGGGGCCCCCGGAGAGGGCGGCGCCGGCACCACGGGCGACGTCCCCGACCACGTCTTCGACACCATGATGGAATTCATCGAACGGGCCCTGGCGCCATCGGCGGCGGACCGGGAAGGAGCGGACCATGACCGGGACACCGCAGGCCACTGA
- a CDS encoding class I adenylate-forming enzyme family protein, whose product MSAGLHTLGRWTADRAVATPGRTAILDTGVAVTYRELEDRATRLAARLVAAGYRPGERIATLSGNSADHVVLFFACAKSGLVLVPLSWRLRAAEVAVQLETADPALLVVEEEFGSLAAEACAQVPMPPALVRPGRAGLEEAVPAPHRRPAAAEPGPGRAPGSGVRDDDPVLMPFTSGTEGASKAVVLTHANCFWNNLALSRTLEITSSDVVLAVLPQFHTGGWNIQPLLAWWSGATVVMERTFDAGRVLALIGDRRITTLMAVPAQYRMLAEHPRFAATDLSSLRLAVVGGAAMPPALMRAWHARGVPLVQGYGLTEAGPNVLSLPAEDARDRVGWMGRPYPHVEVAVADPVTGRLLEGAATGELLVAGPSVFAGYFRDPGATARALAGGWLHTGDLVERDAEGYFRIVDRLKDLFVSGGENVVPAEVEQVLTDHPGVAAAAVVGVPDERWGETGHAFVVPRAGAAVDEAALREHCQGRLAGFKQPTAYTFVADLPRTGLEKIARGRLRPPARERTPHGH is encoded by the coding sequence ATGAGCGCCGGGCTGCACACGCTGGGGCGGTGGACGGCCGACCGCGCCGTCGCCACGCCCGGACGCACCGCGATCCTGGACACGGGCGTCGCCGTGACCTACCGCGAGCTCGAGGATCGTGCCACGCGGCTGGCCGCCCGGCTCGTGGCGGCCGGCTACCGGCCGGGGGAGCGGATCGCCACCCTCTCCGGCAACAGCGCGGACCACGTGGTGCTGTTCTTCGCGTGCGCGAAGTCCGGGCTCGTCCTGGTCCCGCTGTCCTGGCGGCTGCGCGCCGCCGAGGTGGCCGTCCAGCTCGAGACCGCCGACCCGGCCCTGCTCGTGGTGGAGGAGGAGTTCGGCTCCCTCGCGGCCGAGGCGTGCGCCCAGGTGCCGATGCCCCCGGCGCTCGTCCGGCCGGGGCGGGCGGGCCTCGAGGAGGCCGTCCCCGCCCCGCACCGGCGCCCGGCCGCCGCAGAGCCCGGACCCGGCCGGGCCCCGGGCAGCGGGGTCCGGGACGACGACCCCGTGCTGATGCCCTTCACCTCCGGCACGGAGGGGGCCTCCAAGGCGGTCGTGCTCACGCACGCGAACTGCTTCTGGAACAACCTCGCCCTGTCGCGGACCCTGGAGATCACCTCCTCGGACGTGGTGCTCGCGGTCCTGCCCCAGTTCCACACCGGGGGCTGGAACATCCAGCCCCTGCTGGCGTGGTGGTCCGGGGCCACGGTGGTGATGGAACGGACCTTCGACGCCGGCCGCGTGCTGGCGCTCATCGGGGACCGGCGGATCACCACGCTGATGGCCGTCCCCGCCCAGTACCGGATGCTCGCCGAGCACCCGCGGTTCGCGGCCACGGACCTGTCCAGCCTGCGGCTGGCCGTGGTGGGCGGCGCCGCGATGCCCCCGGCCCTGATGCGGGCGTGGCACGCCCGCGGGGTGCCCCTCGTCCAGGGGTACGGGCTCACCGAGGCCGGCCCCAACGTGCTGTCCCTGCCGGCCGAGGACGCGCGGGACCGGGTCGGCTGGATGGGCCGGCCGTACCCGCACGTGGAGGTCGCGGTGGCGGACCCGGTCACCGGCCGGCTGCTGGAGGGGGCGGCCACGGGCGAGCTGCTCGTGGCCGGGCCGAGCGTCTTCGCGGGCTACTTCCGCGACCCCGGCGCGACCGCCCGGGCGCTGGCCGGGGGCTGGCTGCACACGGGTGACCTCGTGGAGCGCGACGCCGAGGGCTACTTCCGGATCGTGGACCGGCTCAAGGACCTGTTCGTCTCGGGCGGGGAGAACGTGGTGCCGGCCGAGGTGGAGCAGGTGCTCACCGACCACCCCGGGGTGGCGGCGGCGGCCGTCGTGGGGGTGCCGGACGAGCGCTGGGGGGAGACCGGGCACGCCTTCGTGGTGCCCCGGGCGGGCGCGGCCGTGGACGAGGCCGCGCTCCGGGAGCACTGCCAGGGAAGGCTGGCAGGATTCAAGCAGCCCACCGCCTACACCTTCGTGGCGGACCTGCCCCGGACGGGGCTGGAGAAGATCGCCAGGGGCCGGCTGCGGCCGCCCGCGCGGGAGAGGACCCCCCATGGCCATTGA
- a CDS encoding branched-chain amino acid ABC transporter permease has product MSTSTDELTDRQGGSGGQERRSARGRLRSSLTPPPRTRATATGRPGARRRLLGAGAAVAGVAVLALLPLLDLRLPGVLPTATYQPGALQLMALCLLMGAAALTYHLLIGVAGLLSFGHALYVGAGSYLLGILLERTGLGLVPAMLVTLVAVVVLANVTGAVALRVSGIPFAMVTLAFAQAGSVLVRRNPGGSTGGEEGLSLNTDQVPAVLVGVSNTRNLYWLALAVLIVVFAVVSWIQNSRAGHLAEAVRENEDRVRVLGLRPYLAKLLIFVVAGTLAGCVGMVHLLLQSGAVPRTVSADLTISLLVMVVLGGVGSRWGAVLGGVLYTLLDQRLTVLAQSESLQALPAVLRVPLSEPLFLLGSLFVLVVLFLPGGLAGSVRRLSARTGRRRPRRDPAEVLGQAG; this is encoded by the coding sequence ATGAGCACCTCCACGGACGAACTGACGGACCGCCAGGGGGGCAGTGGGGGCCAGGAGCGCCGGTCCGCCCGCGGCCGGCTCCGGTCCTCGCTCACCCCGCCGCCGCGGACCCGCGCGACGGCGACCGGCCGGCCGGGTGCCCGGCGCCGGCTCCTCGGCGCCGGGGCCGCCGTCGCGGGGGTGGCGGTCCTGGCCCTGCTGCCGCTGCTGGACCTCCGGCTGCCCGGCGTCCTGCCCACCGCCACGTACCAGCCCGGGGCCCTGCAGTTGATGGCGCTGTGCCTGCTGATGGGGGCGGCGGCCCTGACGTACCACCTGCTGATCGGCGTGGCGGGGCTGCTGTCCTTCGGCCACGCGCTCTACGTGGGCGCCGGGTCCTACCTGCTGGGCATCCTGCTCGAGCGCACCGGCCTGGGGCTCGTCCCGGCCATGCTGGTCACCCTGGTGGCCGTGGTGGTGCTGGCCAACGTCACCGGGGCGGTGGCCCTGCGGGTCAGCGGCATCCCCTTCGCCATGGTCACCCTGGCCTTCGCCCAGGCCGGCTCCGTGCTGGTCCGGCGCAACCCGGGCGGCTCCACCGGCGGCGAGGAGGGTCTCAGCCTGAACACGGACCAGGTCCCCGCCGTCCTGGTCGGGGTGTCCAACACCCGGAACCTGTACTGGCTGGCGCTCGCCGTCCTCATCGTCGTCTTCGCCGTGGTCAGCTGGATCCAGAACTCCCGGGCCGGGCACCTCGCCGAGGCCGTGCGGGAGAACGAGGACCGCGTCCGGGTGCTGGGCCTGCGGCCCTACCTGGCCAAGCTGCTGATCTTCGTCGTCGCGGGCACGCTGGCCGGCTGCGTGGGCATGGTGCACCTGCTGCTGCAGTCCGGTGCCGTGCCGCGGACGGTCTCGGCGGACCTCACGATCTCCCTGCTCGTCATGGTCGTCCTCGGCGGGGTGGGGTCCCGGTGGGGCGCGGTGCTGGGCGGGGTGCTGTACACGCTGCTCGACCAGCGGCTGACCGTGCTGGCCCAGTCCGAGTCCCTCCAGGCCCTGCCCGCCGTGCTCCGGGTGCCGCTGTCCGAGCCGCTGTTCCTGCTCGGGTCCCTGTTCGTCCTGGTCGTGCTGTTCCTGCCCGGCGGCCTGGCCGGGTCCGTCCGGCGCCTGTCCGCCCGCACCGGCCGCCGCCGGCCCCGCCGGGACCCCGCCGAGGTGCTGGGGCAGGCCGGATGA